One genomic window of Streptomyces sp. NBC_01276 includes the following:
- a CDS encoding serine/threonine-protein kinase, with protein sequence MLERLPDAPPAPGPLPAPLSADDPRSIGGYRLHARLGSGGMGVVYLAYTPGGRPIALKAVRREFAADPEFRERFAQEVASARRIHGLFTAQVVDSGVDDHTPWLATTYVPGPSLHEVVHRHGPLPVRTVLLLVAGIAEALQAIHGAGVVHRDLKPANVLIAGDGPRVIDFGIARAADAVALTGAGLRIGTAAFMAPEQALGLRVTGATDVFALGALAAYVAGGSPPFGEGPESGALYRVVHEHPDLTRIPPDLHDLVAWCLAKRPEDRPGTAGLIAAVHAHPAVGPRPEFTDGWLPRPVLDDVGERSGDGRPHPGYGRAGDRGRALPGPDRPAPGGPAPYGAVSHAPTALAAPAPGAPSSAPPAAPAPRPAPTPESGRRTRGRGRPRVRTVLPAVATTLLVCAGAAYLLDGPADEEADGAGGSGAAAAPAYRPGYAKAELTAPDPGYEFDLTSGKVAPAATVDWYLARDGRGFVPSEESDAFVSGTGELTAADCVRGIEAKPVAALPFDALADRRPFCVRSPDRSRIAIVRLVGAPADGSVSIVVDQFLRN encoded by the coding sequence ATGCTTGAACGCCTCCCCGACGCCCCACCCGCCCCGGGCCCCCTGCCCGCGCCACTGTCCGCCGACGACCCCCGCTCCATCGGCGGCTACCGCCTGCACGCCCGTCTCGGTTCCGGCGGCATGGGCGTGGTCTACCTGGCCTACACGCCCGGCGGCCGCCCCATCGCCCTGAAAGCCGTCCGCAGGGAGTTCGCGGCGGATCCCGAGTTCCGCGAACGGTTCGCCCAGGAGGTCGCCAGCGCCCGCCGGATCCACGGGCTCTTCACGGCCCAGGTGGTCGACTCCGGCGTCGACGACCACACGCCGTGGCTCGCCACGACCTACGTCCCGGGCCCGTCCCTGCACGAGGTGGTGCACCGGCACGGACCGCTGCCGGTACGCACGGTCCTCCTGCTCGTCGCGGGCATCGCCGAGGCGCTCCAGGCCATCCACGGGGCGGGTGTCGTCCACCGGGACCTCAAGCCCGCCAACGTGCTGATCGCGGGGGACGGCCCCCGGGTGATCGACTTCGGCATCGCGCGCGCGGCCGACGCCGTCGCCCTCACCGGTGCGGGCCTGCGGATCGGCACCGCCGCCTTCATGGCGCCCGAGCAGGCCCTGGGGCTGCGGGTGACGGGGGCCACCGACGTCTTCGCCCTCGGAGCGCTGGCCGCGTACGTGGCCGGCGGCAGCCCGCCCTTCGGCGAAGGGCCGGAGTCCGGGGCCCTGTACCGGGTGGTCCACGAGCATCCCGACCTCACGCGCATCCCGCCTGACCTGCACGACCTGGTCGCGTGGTGCCTGGCCAAACGCCCCGAGGACCGGCCGGGGACCGCCGGACTGATCGCCGCCGTCCACGCCCACCCCGCGGTGGGGCCGCGGCCGGAGTTCACCGACGGCTGGCTGCCCCGGCCGGTCCTGGACGACGTCGGAGAGCGGTCGGGCGACGGCCGCCCGCACCCGGGGTACGGCCGGGCGGGCGACCGGGGCCGAGCCCTTCCCGGCCCGGACCGCCCCGCGCCGGGGGGCCCGGCCCCGTACGGGGCGGTGAGCCACGCCCCGACGGCCCTGGCCGCGCCCGCGCCCGGCGCCCCGTCGTCCGCGCCGCCCGCGGCTCCGGCGCCGCGACCGGCGCCGACGCCCGAATCCGGCAGGCGTACGCGGGGGCGCGGACGGCCGCGCGTACGGACGGTGCTGCCGGCGGTGGCCACCACCCTCCTGGTGTGCGCCGGTGCCGCGTACCTCCTCGACGGTCCCGCCGACGAGGAGGCGGACGGGGCCGGCGGCTCAGGGGCCGCCGCGGCCCCCGCCTACCGCCCCGGCTACGCGAAGGCGGAGCTCACCGCCCCGGACCCGGGCTACGAGTTCGACCTGACCTCGGGCAAGGTCGCGCCGGCGGCGACGGTGGACTGGTACCTCGCGCGCGACGGCCGGGGTTTCGTGCCGTCGGAGGAGTCGGACGCGTTCGTGTCCGGCACGGGGGAGCTGACGGCCGCCGACTGCGTCCGCGGCATCGAGGCGAAGCCGGTCGCCGCCCTGCCCTTCGACGCCCTCGCGGACCGGCGCCCCTTCTGCGTGCGCAGTCCGGACCGCAGCAGGATCGCGATCGTGCGGCTGGTCGGGGCGCCCGCGGACGGCTCCGTCTCGATCGTCGTGGACCAGTTCCTGCGGAACTGA
- a CDS encoding protealysin inhibitor emfourin: protein MSLETYGGLAAVTNLRRPPLVLDTVALPEDAAAELARLVAAAVSMPPEETDDRARDAMGYTITVEEGDRPTTLEQSDGAMTPAFAALLTWLRKHFAQR from the coding sequence GTGTCCCTGGAGACATACGGCGGGCTGGCGGCGGTGACCAACCTCCGCCGCCCGCCCCTGGTACTGGACACCGTCGCCCTGCCCGAGGACGCCGCGGCCGAGCTGGCCCGGCTGGTGGCGGCAGCAGTCTCGATGCCGCCGGAGGAGACGGACGACCGTGCCCGGGACGCGATGGGCTACACGATCACGGTGGAGGAGGGCGACCGCCCGACCACCCTCGAACAGTCGGACGGCGCCATGACCCCCGCGTTCGCGGCCCTGCTCACCTGGCTCAGGAAACACTTCGCGCAGCGGTGA
- a CDS encoding three-helix bundle dimerization domain-containing protein codes for MTVEERMAVRNLVARLKASYPTVDAVTVEAAVRAAYDSFHRARVRAYIPILVERRSRRALDAARRAAPDGAAGGRGTGPEPARKDPTLPRPLPSPSPERTVLVQDQRRGGGLCPTTEPNASPISSGP; via the coding sequence ATGACGGTCGAAGAACGGATGGCCGTACGGAACCTGGTGGCACGCCTGAAGGCCTCCTACCCGACGGTGGACGCGGTCACCGTCGAGGCGGCGGTCAGGGCCGCGTACGACTCGTTCCACCGGGCCAGGGTCAGGGCCTACATCCCGATCCTGGTCGAACGCCGGTCCCGGAGGGCACTCGACGCCGCGCGCCGCGCAGCCCCCGACGGGGCCGCCGGCGGCCGGGGGACCGGCCCGGAGCCGGCGCGGAAGGATCCGACGCTCCCGCGGCCGTTACCCTCCCCGTCCCCGGAACGCACCGTGCTCGTCCAGGACCAGCGAAGGGGTGGTGGCCTATGTCCGACGACAGAGCCGAACGCATCGCCGATTTCATCGGGCCCCTGA
- a CDS encoding M4 family metallopeptidase, with translation MSRTRPINCIIPPYILSKLLDSKDREVRQAALDTLLLSARLHGERTVRASFAGAAAPGNSRRTIFDCAQEEFLENASLARTEDGPESADQAVNQAFDALGVARDFYREVFQRNSIDDKGMRLDGYVHFGFQFNNAFWDGQEMVFGDGDGKELGNLAGSGTVTFHECTHGVTDHTAGFEYHNQSGALNESMSDVFGSLASQWSLKQTADEADWLIGAEVWTPGIPGDALRSLKNPGHAYDNPQFGKDPQPDRMSRFVHLPDTKHGDNGGVHFNSGIPNKAFFLTAVRIGGFAWQSAGTIWYESLKASSPKNQFEDFAGTTFLKAGELFGTGSPEQSAVLSAWQEVEVQIRGIPTGVARVRSFAVSGHGHSNGNGHGGASRDDGLASLTRQIGTLTDKVTGLTKEVTAMKSTR, from the coding sequence ATGAGCAGGACCCGACCCATCAACTGCATCATCCCCCCGTACATTCTCAGCAAGCTGCTGGACAGCAAGGACAGGGAGGTGCGCCAAGCCGCCTTGGACACCTTGCTGCTCAGCGCCCGCCTGCACGGTGAGCGAACGGTGCGGGCGTCCTTCGCGGGCGCGGCGGCCCCCGGCAACAGCCGGCGCACCATCTTCGACTGCGCGCAGGAGGAATTCCTCGAAAACGCCTCCCTGGCCAGGACGGAAGACGGCCCGGAGTCCGCGGACCAGGCCGTCAACCAGGCTTTCGACGCACTCGGGGTGGCGCGCGATTTCTACAGGGAAGTGTTCCAGCGCAACTCGATCGACGACAAGGGCATGCGCCTGGACGGTTACGTCCACTTCGGTTTCCAGTTCAACAACGCGTTCTGGGACGGCCAGGAGATGGTATTCGGCGACGGGGACGGCAAGGAGCTCGGCAACCTCGCCGGATCCGGCACGGTGACATTCCACGAATGTACGCACGGGGTCACCGATCACACCGCGGGATTCGAGTACCACAATCAGTCCGGCGCCCTGAACGAGTCGATGTCGGACGTCTTCGGGTCACTGGCCAGCCAGTGGTCGCTGAAGCAGACGGCCGACGAGGCGGACTGGCTGATCGGGGCCGAAGTCTGGACCCCGGGAATCCCCGGCGACGCCCTGCGGTCGTTGAAGAACCCGGGTCACGCGTACGACAATCCCCAGTTCGGAAAGGACCCCCAACCCGACCGCATGAGCAGGTTCGTCCACCTGCCCGACACCAAGCACGGCGACAACGGCGGGGTGCACTTCAACTCCGGCATCCCGAACAAGGCGTTCTTCCTGACGGCCGTGCGCATCGGCGGATTCGCCTGGCAGTCCGCCGGAACCATCTGGTACGAATCACTCAAGGCGTCCAGCCCCAAGAACCAGTTCGAGGACTTCGCGGGCACCACCTTCCTGAAGGCCGGAGAACTGTTCGGCACCGGAAGCCCCGAGCAGTCGGCGGTACTGTCGGCCTGGCAGGAAGTGGAAGTCCAGATCAGGGGCATCCCGACCGGAGTGGCCCGGGTGCGCAGCTTCGCTGTCAGCGGCCACGGCCACTCGAACGGCAACGGACACGGCGGAGCGAGCCGGGACGACGGCCTGGCCTCCCTCACCCGGCAGATCGGAACACTGACCGACAAGGTCACGGGGCTGACGAAAGAGGTCACCGCGATGAAGAGCACCAGGTGA
- a CDS encoding polyphosphate kinase 2 family protein — protein sequence MSDDRAERIADFIGPLRVEPGSKVRLDRDFDPRYKAGLKKRDGIELLRTGVSLLAEYQERLAAQDTFGVLLCLQALDAGGKDGTIRHVMSGVNPQGVRVSSFKVPSSEELDHDYLWRYARRLPGRGEVAIFNRSHYEEVLVVRVHPEVLARQKLPDEQCGPELWDRRYREINRWEHYLTDNGFKVVKIFLNLSKEEQRTRFLKRIDLPEKNWKFSAADVRERRHWDEYQEAFSEMLSATSTKWAPWYVVPADRKWFARICAAAVLAHTLMDIDPRFPDVGEEARKELLVTRRELEQEAPAGVPADPYAAGHPSAGRSDGRRKKGRRGRKGKKGTRG from the coding sequence ATGTCCGACGACAGAGCCGAACGCATCGCCGATTTCATCGGGCCCCTGAGGGTGGAGCCGGGGTCGAAGGTGCGTCTGGACCGGGACTTCGATCCCCGCTACAAGGCCGGTCTGAAGAAGCGGGACGGGATCGAACTGCTGCGGACCGGAGTGTCGCTGCTGGCCGAGTACCAGGAGCGGCTGGCCGCCCAGGACACGTTCGGCGTACTGCTCTGCCTCCAGGCCCTGGACGCCGGCGGCAAGGACGGGACGATCCGCCACGTGATGAGCGGCGTCAACCCCCAGGGCGTGCGCGTCAGCAGCTTCAAGGTGCCCTCCAGCGAGGAACTCGACCACGACTACCTGTGGCGCTACGCCCGGCGGCTGCCCGGTCGCGGCGAGGTCGCCATCTTCAACCGTTCCCACTACGAGGAGGTCCTCGTGGTCCGGGTCCACCCCGAGGTCCTCGCCCGGCAGAAACTGCCGGACGAACAGTGCGGGCCGGAACTGTGGGACCGGCGCTACCGGGAGATCAACCGGTGGGAGCACTACCTCACCGACAACGGGTTCAAGGTGGTGAAGATCTTCCTGAACCTGTCCAAGGAGGAGCAGCGCACCCGCTTCCTGAAGCGGATCGACCTGCCGGAGAAAAACTGGAAGTTCTCCGCGGCCGACGTACGGGAGCGCCGCCACTGGGACGAGTACCAGGAGGCGTTCTCCGAAATGCTGTCGGCCACGAGTACGAAGTGGGCGCCGTGGTACGTCGTACCGGCGGACCGGAAGTGGTTCGCGCGGATCTGCGCGGCGGCGGTCCTCGCCCACACCCTGATGGACATCGACCCCCGGTTCCCCGATGTGGGGGAGGAGGCGCGCAAGGAGCTGCTCGTCACCAGACGGGAGCTGGAGCAGGAGGCCCCGGCCGGTGTTCCGGCCGATCCGTACGCCGCCGGGCACCCGTCGGCCGGCCGGAGCGACGGGCGGCGGAAGAAGGGGAGGAGGGGGAGGAAGGGAAAGAAGGGGACACGCGGCTAG
- a CDS encoding TetR/AcrR family transcriptional regulator: MTDNKRAILTGAARVIARQGVRGLRVADLAAEAGVSTGLVYYHFKDRPGILRHALAFIGDRADRYTVTAEDSAAAHPPDRRTLLEQTLLLEFQDVPEVRENSTAWGELRAHSVFDPELRDDLAAAGAAWVAEVAGHLAALRPHAPTGAATASAERLTALLEGLSARWLSGLLPLEHARGLLREAIRVEIGRLGSLGTQID, encoded by the coding sequence GTGACCGACAACAAGAGGGCCATCCTCACCGGCGCCGCGCGGGTCATCGCACGTCAGGGCGTCCGGGGGCTACGCGTGGCCGATCTGGCGGCCGAGGCCGGGGTGTCCACCGGCCTGGTCTACTACCACTTCAAGGACCGGCCCGGCATCCTGCGGCACGCCCTCGCGTTCATCGGGGACCGCGCGGACCGCTACACCGTCACCGCGGAGGATTCCGCGGCGGCCCACCCGCCCGACCGGCGGACGCTCCTGGAGCAGACCCTGCTGCTGGAGTTCCAGGACGTGCCCGAGGTCCGCGAGAACAGCACGGCCTGGGGAGAGCTGCGGGCCCACTCCGTCTTCGATCCGGAGCTGCGGGACGACCTCGCGGCAGCGGGCGCGGCCTGGGTGGCGGAGGTCGCCGGCCACCTCGCCGCCCTGCGTCCGCACGCGCCGACCGGCGCGGCCACGGCCTCCGCGGAACGACTGACCGCCCTCCTGGAGGGGCTCAGCGCCCGCTGGCTCAGCGGTCTGCTCCCGCTGGAGCACGCCCGCGGACTGCTGCGCGAGGCGATCCGAGTGGAAATCGGCCGCCTGGGTTCCCTCGGGACGCAAATTGACTGA
- a CDS encoding agmatine deiminase family protein: MPFQPPTRRTVLRTLAGIGAAIAGASACGPAAGGAQAGAPGDSSPSPTAGGKRRLGAEWESHTRTFMSWPALSSVWHEDLPYVREDIARIARAVGQYEAVVMMARPEQVGAAQRACGKDVEVIPLAVDDLWARDIVPVFVEQGGKVTGVDFNFNGWGNKQEHGNDGAVGRNLLAKYGIPRVQAPLVAEGGSFEPDGEGTLLITESSIVNDNRNKGKSRDVIEAELKQTLGLEKVIWLAGVRGEDITDAHVDSLVRFTAPGVVLLDRAHPSTPPDSWSRSADQAKSVLSRATDARGRRFEVIDLPQPDLDRITGRGDDFVSTYANFYIANDAVFMPRFGDRQADDRARGILREHFPKRDVVPIPIDTIASGGGGIHCSTHDQPGRPAA; this comes from the coding sequence GTGCCCTTCCAGCCCCCCACCCGCCGGACCGTCCTTCGCACTCTGGCCGGCATCGGTGCCGCGATCGCGGGCGCCTCGGCCTGTGGTCCCGCGGCGGGCGGAGCCCAGGCCGGCGCCCCCGGTGACTCCTCCCCCTCCCCCACCGCGGGCGGCAAGCGCCGTCTCGGCGCCGAATGGGAGAGCCACACCCGCACCTTCATGTCCTGGCCCGCGCTGTCCTCGGTCTGGCACGAGGACCTGCCCTACGTACGCGAGGACATCGCTCGGATCGCCCGCGCCGTCGGGCAGTACGAGGCGGTCGTCATGATGGCCCGGCCCGAGCAGGTGGGCGCGGCGCAGCGCGCTTGCGGCAAGGACGTCGAGGTGATTCCGCTGGCCGTCGACGACCTGTGGGCCCGCGACATCGTCCCCGTCTTCGTGGAGCAGGGCGGCAAGGTCACCGGTGTCGATTTCAACTTCAACGGCTGGGGCAACAAGCAGGAGCACGGGAACGACGGGGCGGTCGGCCGCAACCTGCTCGCCAAGTACGGGATCCCCCGCGTCCAGGCGCCCCTGGTCGCCGAAGGCGGCTCCTTCGAACCGGACGGCGAGGGCACCCTGCTGATCACCGAAAGTTCGATCGTCAACGACAACCGCAACAAGGGGAAGTCACGGGACGTCATCGAGGCCGAGCTCAAGCAGACCCTGGGCCTGGAAAAGGTGATCTGGCTGGCCGGCGTACGCGGCGAGGACATCACCGACGCCCACGTGGACAGCCTCGTGCGGTTCACCGCCCCGGGTGTGGTCCTGCTGGACCGCGCGCACCCCTCCACCCCGCCGGACTCCTGGTCCCGCTCCGCCGACCAGGCGAAGTCCGTCCTGTCCCGGGCGACGGACGCCCGCGGCCGGCGCTTCGAGGTCATCGACCTCCCGCAGCCCGACCTGGACCGGATCACGGGCCGGGGCGACGACTTCGTCTCCACGTACGCCAATTTCTACATCGCCAACGACGCGGTGTTCATGCCCAGGTTCGGCGACCGTCAGGCCGACGACAGGGCCCGCGGCATCCTGCGGGAGCACTTCCCCAAGCGGGACGTCGTGCCGATCCCGATCGACACCATCGCCTCGGGCGGCGGCGGCATCCACTGCTCCACCCACGACCAGCCCGGCAGGCCCGCGGCCTGA
- a CDS encoding agmatine deiminase family protein: MDMSRTTRRQVLRLGAAALPLAALASGLPSVAHAAPAPAGAPPLRMPEETDRHARTYMAWPALSSVWGDRLDAVRSDIAEVAYAISRFEPVVMLARPAQAADARYRCGRGDRYAIDVIEIPVDDLWIRDFGPTFVVGPGVIAGVDTNFNGWGKTGTTYAQPFANDAAAAGVLLNEYGVPAIRAGFVGEGGSLETDGEGTLLATVSSLVNANRNPGMSQEQVEQALKPALGVDRVIWVPGLAGQDITDCHIDCLARFTGPGRVILDKPGAGADRKWIAVYEETRRVLEGATDARGRRLAITELQGPDRGRIRGKGDEFLSSYTNYYTANGAVIAPQFGDVAADGLAYVTLQAAYPDRQVVQIAIDNIASGGGGIHCATQSHPAVPPAV, translated from the coding sequence ATGGACATGTCCCGAACCACCCGCCGACAGGTGCTCCGGCTCGGAGCGGCGGCCCTGCCGCTGGCCGCCCTCGCGTCGGGCCTGCCCTCCGTCGCGCACGCGGCCCCCGCCCCCGCCGGCGCCCCGCCGCTGCGGATGCCGGAGGAGACCGACCGCCATGCCCGCACCTACATGGCCTGGCCCGCGCTCTCCTCGGTCTGGGGCGACAGGCTCGACGCGGTGCGCAGCGACATCGCGGAGGTGGCGTACGCGATCTCGCGCTTCGAACCGGTCGTGATGCTGGCCCGCCCCGCTCAGGCCGCGGACGCCCGCTACCGCTGCGGGCGCGGCGACCGGTACGCCATCGACGTCATCGAGATCCCCGTCGACGACCTGTGGATCCGCGACTTCGGCCCCACCTTCGTCGTGGGCCCGGGCGTGATCGCCGGGGTGGACACCAACTTCAACGGCTGGGGCAAGACCGGCACCACGTACGCCCAGCCCTTCGCCAACGACGCGGCAGCGGCCGGAGTCCTCCTCAACGAGTACGGGGTGCCCGCGATCAGGGCGGGGTTCGTCGGTGAGGGCGGCTCGCTGGAGACCGACGGCGAGGGGACCCTGCTGGCCACCGTCAGCTCGCTCGTGAACGCCAACCGCAACCCGGGCATGAGCCAGGAGCAGGTCGAACAGGCCCTGAAGCCGGCGCTCGGCGTCGACAGGGTCATCTGGGTTCCGGGACTGGCCGGGCAGGACATCACGGACTGTCACATCGACTGCCTGGCCCGTTTCACGGGCCCGGGGCGGGTCATCCTGGACAAGCCGGGAGCGGGTGCGGACCGGAAGTGGATCGCCGTCTACGAGGAGACCCGGCGGGTCCTGGAAGGCGCGACCGACGCCCGCGGCCGCCGCCTCGCCATCACGGAACTCCAGGGCCCCGACCGCGGCCGCATCCGGGGCAAGGGGGACGAGTTCCTGTCCAGCTACACGAACTACTACACCGCGAACGGCGCGGTCATCGCTCCGCAGTTCGGTGACGTCGCCGCGGACGGTCTCGCGTACGTCACCCTGCAGGCCGCCTACCCCGACCGGCAGGTGGTCCAGATCGCCATCGACAACATCGCCTCCGGCGGTGGCGGCATCCACTGCGCCACGCAGTCGCACCCGGCCGTCCCCCCGGCCGTCTGA
- a CDS encoding cation-translocating P-type ATPase — protein sequence MTVRSDSVGREPRASQDLWYTRAPEEVAAAFDVDPSVGLSSARAADLLAAHGPNALPEEKRTPTWLRFLRQYRSYMQIVLVAAAVVSLLIREWTTAVLLIFLTLLNAVIGLRQEGKAESAMNALQSMMKATARVRRDGTEAEIPAERLVVGDVVLIAAGDQVAADGRIIRASALQIDESALTGESVPAAKDVGTLAGPLPAPGDQTNMAFMNTPVTHGSGVVVVTATGAGTELGKISGMLSTTEKEVPPLTRELDTLTLWITAAAGLTMIVMFALGRQRDQAWDVLFVSAVSLAIAAIPEALPTVTQAILSVGSLNLAERNAIVKELPSVETLAFTSAINSDKTGTLTMNQMTAVEVVTPTDRYTVSGTGYELAGKIHHAAGSAPDIEDAILPYLVASDAKLVDGRVVGDPTEGALLVLAHKAGLDIEGTRERLPRLATLPFDPGYKLMATFNAAVDASGREVVRCFVKGAVPAMVDRAATALAADGSRPWDAELAARAEAQTERMGAEGYRVMAGATRDLDPAAFDPEGDLLAYVTELRMTSLVAMVDPPREEARTAVAGAQAGHIRVRMVTGDDVTTGAAIARQLGIPGEAVLGADFAAMSEEEQLARIDGIGVVGRVAPEHKVLLADTLKKKGEVVAMTGDGVNDAPAIKAADIGIAMGSGTDVAKNAGRMILSDDNFATIVYAVEQGRRIYDNLTKYIRFVLLLLVTFVLTFLGATVFNIAAGEPFTPPQVLWIHFVVNASFGFALGFDRASPGLMLRRPRPRGESVLTRPVLVTVGLGGLAITIVLLGLIQLGLSPSDGAGTGQSVAFTAFALCLIVAAFECRSETESVLTSSTFDSKQMNWVALAQFVLAVLVTQMDGFRRLLGTTEIDARQFGGALLAALALLLLWELGKLLARRTTRGT from the coding sequence ATGACAGTGCGGTCGGATTCCGTGGGACGAGAGCCCCGCGCTTCGCAGGATCTCTGGTACACGCGGGCCCCCGAGGAGGTCGCGGCGGCGTTCGACGTCGACCCCTCGGTCGGTCTCTCCAGCGCACGGGCGGCGGACCTGCTGGCCGCCCACGGCCCGAACGCGCTGCCCGAGGAGAAGCGCACCCCGACCTGGCTCCGGTTCCTGCGGCAGTACCGCAGTTACATGCAGATCGTCCTCGTGGCCGCCGCGGTCGTCTCGCTCCTCATCCGGGAGTGGACCACCGCCGTCCTGCTGATCTTCCTGACCCTGCTGAACGCGGTCATCGGCCTGCGCCAGGAGGGCAAGGCCGAGAGCGCGATGAACGCGCTGCAGTCGATGATGAAGGCGACGGCGAGGGTGCGCAGGGACGGCACGGAGGCCGAGATCCCCGCCGAGCGGCTCGTCGTCGGGGACGTCGTGCTCATCGCCGCGGGAGACCAGGTGGCGGCGGACGGACGCATCATCAGGGCCAGCGCCCTGCAGATCGACGAGTCGGCGCTGACCGGCGAGAGCGTTCCCGCCGCGAAGGACGTCGGTACGCTGGCGGGCCCCCTTCCGGCGCCCGGCGACCAGACCAACATGGCCTTCATGAACACCCCGGTCACCCACGGCAGCGGCGTGGTCGTGGTCACGGCGACCGGTGCCGGTACCGAGCTCGGCAAGATCTCCGGGATGCTGTCCACCACCGAGAAGGAGGTGCCGCCGCTCACCAGGGAGCTCGACACCCTGACCCTGTGGATCACGGCGGCCGCGGGCCTCACCATGATCGTGATGTTCGCCCTGGGACGGCAGCGGGACCAGGCCTGGGACGTCCTGTTCGTCAGCGCGGTCTCGCTGGCCATCGCCGCCATCCCCGAGGCCCTGCCCACCGTGACCCAGGCCATCCTGTCGGTCGGCAGCCTCAACCTGGCGGAGCGGAACGCCATCGTCAAGGAACTGCCGTCGGTCGAGACGCTGGCGTTCACGTCGGCGATCAACTCCGACAAGACCGGCACTCTGACGATGAACCAGATGACCGCCGTGGAGGTGGTGACCCCCACCGACCGGTACACGGTTTCGGGCACGGGCTACGAGCTCGCCGGGAAGATCCACCACGCCGCGGGCTCCGCCCCGGACATCGAGGACGCGATCCTGCCCTACCTGGTGGCCAGCGACGCGAAGCTGGTGGACGGCCGGGTGGTGGGCGATCCCACCGAGGGCGCGCTGCTGGTGCTCGCGCACAAGGCCGGGCTCGACATCGAGGGCACCAGGGAGCGGCTCCCCCGGCTGGCCACGCTGCCGTTCGACCCCGGCTACAAGCTGATGGCCACCTTCAACGCGGCGGTCGACGCCTCCGGGCGGGAGGTCGTCCGGTGCTTCGTCAAGGGTGCCGTACCCGCGATGGTGGATCGGGCCGCCACCGCGCTGGCGGCGGACGGGTCCAGGCCGTGGGACGCCGAACTGGCGGCCCGCGCCGAGGCGCAGACCGAGCGGATGGGCGCCGAGGGGTACCGGGTGATGGCCGGGGCCACCCGTGATCTGGACCCGGCCGCCTTCGACCCGGAGGGCGACCTGCTCGCGTACGTCACCGAGCTGCGGATGACCAGCCTCGTCGCCATGGTCGACCCGCCCCGTGAGGAGGCCAGGACGGCGGTGGCCGGCGCCCAGGCCGGGCACATCCGGGTCCGCATGGTGACCGGTGACGACGTCACCACCGGCGCGGCGATCGCCCGTCAGCTCGGCATCCCCGGCGAGGCGGTCCTCGGCGCCGACTTCGCGGCCATGAGCGAGGAGGAGCAGCTCGCCCGGATCGACGGCATCGGTGTGGTGGGGCGCGTCGCCCCGGAGCACAAGGTGCTGCTCGCCGACACGCTCAAGAAGAAGGGCGAGGTCGTGGCGATGACCGGGGACGGCGTCAACGACGCCCCGGCCATCAAGGCCGCCGACATCGGCATCGCCATGGGCAGCGGCACGGACGTGGCGAAGAACGCCGGGCGCATGATCCTCTCCGACGACAACTTCGCCACGATCGTCTACGCCGTGGAGCAGGGCCGCAGGATCTACGACAACCTCACCAAGTACATCCGGTTCGTGCTGCTCCTGCTGGTCACCTTCGTGCTGACCTTCCTCGGGGCCACCGTCTTCAACATCGCCGCCGGCGAGCCCTTCACTCCCCCGCAGGTGCTGTGGATCCACTTCGTGGTCAACGCCTCCTTCGGCTTCGCGCTGGGCTTCGACCGGGCGAGCCCCGGGCTGATGCTCCGCAGGCCGCGTCCGCGCGGGGAGTCGGTGCTGACCCGGCCCGTACTGGTGACGGTGGGACTGGGCGGCCTGGCGATCACCATCGTCCTGCTCGGGCTCATCCAGCTCGGCCTGAGCCCCTCCGACGGCGCCGGGACCGGCCAGTCCGTCGCGTTCACCGCCTTCGCCCTGTGCCTGATCGTGGCGGCGTTCGAGTGCCGCAGCGAGACGGAATCGGTGCTGACCTCGTCCACCTTCGACAGCAAGCAGATGAACTGGGTGGCACTGGCCCAGTTCGTGCTCGCGGTGCTGGTGACGCAGATGGACGGCTTCCGGCGCCTCCTCGGCACGACCGAGATCGACGCACGGCAGTTCGGCGGTGCGCTGCTGGCCGCCCTCGCGCTCCTGCTCCTGTGGGAGCTGGGCAAGCTCCTGGCCCGCCGGACGACCCGGGGGACCTGA